A genomic stretch from Dissulfurispira thermophila includes:
- a CDS encoding valine--tRNA ligase, with product MVELKKTYSPKDIEDKWYIFWEENGYFSPNPRADRSPFCIVIPPPNVTGSLHMGHALNVTIQDILVRWKRMLGHKVLWLPGTDHAGIATQNVVEREISKEGIDRHKLGRDAFIERVWKWKAEYGGKIIYQLKKLGASCDWTRERFTLDEGLSRAVREVFVRLFEEGLIYRDNRLINWCPRCHTALSDLEVEYEEIEGRLYDIKYPLTDGNGYITVSTTRPETMLGDTAVAVHPDDERYRDFIGKTIDLPLTGRKIPVVADTAVDPAFGTGAVKVTPAHDFNDEAIGKRHNLNAISVITEDGRMSLEAGDRYKGLDRYVCRKKVLEDLQELGLLDGSRRHNHSVGHCYRCKTIIEPMLTIQWYVKIKPLSEEAVKVVEGKRIRLIPEQWENNYFAWMRDIKDWCISRQIWWGHQIPVWYCPDCKGRDGMPPQGEMIEHIFFEPIVFRDDLRINGGIYSELRRLGISHEDIIKNSKIMRISKNVKPICSRNDLKECPECGSKNIIRDPDVLDTWFSSALWPFSTLGWPDETDDLKTFYPTSVLVTGFDILFFWVARMIMMGLKFMNEVPFKDVYIHALVRDSKGQKMSKSKGNVIDPLIMIDRYGADAFRFTLAAFAAQGRDVRFSEDRVEGYRYFINKLWNAARFIVNNGQLWMKQPLHGHDKDFDLPSRWILSRLAFTAKEVNRNLENYRFNDAASSIYQFVWHEFCDWYIEFTKPVLYHGSSEEKATVINCLFFVLENIIRLLHPFMPFVTEELWTAVFEQDKSIMTFPYPEDLMTYPDAEEKMNYVINAVTGIRSVRGELNISPSLEIRADIKTSSKEVEDVLKNNLNAIMKLTRCRDINISTDIRKEKGSAVSVKDKMEIYIPIEGLINVNAEIERLQKERLKIDDAIAVVEKKLSNEDFIKNAPYAVIEKERAKFEDLAHKKAKIKDNIKLLKTIT from the coding sequence ATGGTCGAATTAAAGAAAACTTACAGTCCAAAAGATATAGAAGATAAGTGGTATATTTTCTGGGAAGAAAATGGATATTTCAGCCCTAATCCCAGAGCAGATAGATCCCCTTTCTGCATTGTCATCCCACCCCCCAATGTTACTGGTTCTTTACACATGGGTCATGCCCTAAACGTCACGATTCAGGACATTCTCGTAAGATGGAAAAGGATGCTGGGACATAAGGTTCTCTGGCTGCCGGGCACAGATCATGCTGGTATTGCTACACAAAATGTTGTGGAGAGAGAGATTTCAAAAGAAGGGATAGACAGACATAAACTTGGCAGGGATGCATTTATCGAGAGGGTCTGGAAGTGGAAGGCAGAATATGGCGGAAAGATAATCTATCAGCTTAAAAAGTTAGGTGCATCATGTGACTGGACAAGGGAAAGATTTACTTTAGATGAGGGATTATCAAGGGCTGTCAGAGAAGTTTTTGTAAGGCTTTTTGAAGAAGGGCTTATATACAGGGACAATCGTTTAATCAACTGGTGTCCGAGATGTCATACTGCACTGTCTGATCTCGAAGTCGAATATGAAGAAATAGAAGGTAGGCTGTATGACATAAAATATCCGCTTACTGATGGTAATGGCTATATTACTGTTTCGACAACCAGACCTGAGACAATGCTTGGCGATACAGCAGTTGCAGTGCATCCAGATGATGAGAGATACAGGGATTTTATTGGCAAAACAATTGATTTGCCTCTCACAGGCAGGAAGATCCCTGTAGTTGCAGATACTGCAGTTGATCCTGCATTTGGAACAGGTGCAGTAAAGGTAACGCCAGCCCATGATTTCAATGATGAGGCAATTGGTAAAAGACACAATCTTAATGCAATAAGTGTGATAACTGAAGACGGCAGAATGTCTTTGGAGGCAGGAGATAGATATAAAGGACTTGACAGGTATGTATGCAGGAAAAAGGTGTTAGAAGATCTGCAGGAATTAGGACTGCTTGATGGAAGTAGGAGACACAACCATTCTGTCGGACATTGCTACAGATGTAAGACAATAATAGAGCCCATGCTAACTATCCAGTGGTATGTGAAGATAAAACCTTTATCAGAAGAGGCTGTAAAAGTAGTAGAAGGGAAAAGAATAAGGCTAATTCCAGAACAATGGGAAAATAACTATTTTGCATGGATGAGGGATATAAAGGACTGGTGCATATCAAGGCAGATATGGTGGGGACATCAGATACCTGTCTGGTATTGCCCTGACTGTAAAGGCAGAGATGGTATGCCTCCACAGGGGGAAATGATAGAGCATATATTTTTTGAACCAATAGTTTTTCGTGATGATTTAAGGATTAACGGTGGTATATATTCTGAGTTAAGAAGACTGGGAATAAGTCATGAAGACATTATCAAAAACTCTAAGATTATGAGGATATCAAAGAATGTCAAACCAATTTGCAGTCGCAATGATTTGAAGGAATGCCCTGAATGTGGAAGTAAAAACATAATCCGCGACCCTGATGTTTTAGATACATGGTTTTCATCTGCATTATGGCCTTTTTCAACCCTCGGATGGCCTGATGAGACAGATGACCTTAAGACATTTTATCCTACAAGTGTTCTTGTTACAGGCTTTGACATACTTTTTTTCTGGGTTGCACGGATGATTATGATGGGACTTAAATTCATGAATGAAGTGCCTTTTAAAGATGTATATATTCATGCACTTGTGCGTGATTCAAAGGGGCAAAAGATGTCCAAATCAAAAGGGAATGTTATAGACCCTCTTATCATGATAGACAGATATGGTGCGGATGCATTTAGATTTACACTTGCTGCCTTTGCTGCACAAGGGAGAGATGTGAGATTTTCTGAGGACCGTGTTGAGGGATACAGATACTTTATAAATAAGCTGTGGAATGCAGCGAGATTTATTGTAAACAATGGGCAATTATGGATGAAACAGCCGTTGCACGGACATGATAAGGATTTTGATCTTCCAAGCAGGTGGATTTTAAGCAGGCTGGCATTTACAGCAAAAGAGGTAAACAGAAATCTCGAAAATTATAGATTCAACGATGCTGCCAGTAGCATATATCAATTTGTATGGCATGAATTTTGTGACTGGTATATAGAGTTTACAAAGCCCGTGCTTTATCATGGAAGCAGTGAAGAAAAGGCAACGGTTATAAACTGTTTGTTTTTTGTGCTTGAAAATATTATTCGGTTGTTACATCCTTTTATGCCATTTGTCACAGAAGAATTATGGACTGCTGTATTTGAACAAGACAAAAGTATTATGACATTTCCATATCCTGAAGATTTGATGACATATCCTGATGCTGAAGAAAAAATGAACTATGTGATAAATGCAGTTACAGGCATAAGGAGTGTGAGAGGTGAATTGAATATATCGCCTTCTTTGGAAATCAGGGCAGATATAAAGACTTCATCAAAAGAGGTCGAGGATGTTTTAAAGAACAATCTCAATGCTATAATGAAATTGACAAGATGTAGAGATATAAACATCAGCACTGATATCAGGAAGGAAAAAGGGTCTGCTGTATCGGTAAAGGATAAAATGGAGATATATATCCCGATAGAAGGACTGATAAATGTTAATGCAGAGATAGAAAGACTCCAAAAAGAAAGATTGAAGATAGACGATGCAATAGCAGTTGTTGAGAAAAAACTTTCTAATGAAGATTTTATTAAAAATGCTCCTTATGCTGTTATTGAAAAGGAGAGAGCAAAGTTTGAAGACCTTGCACATAAAAAGGCAAAAATAAAGGATAACATAAAGCTACTTAAGACAATAACTTAA
- a CDS encoding response regulator: MPYKLLLADDSLTIQKVVELVLAPEDFEIRAFNDGEQALQALESFKPDIILADIEMPKLNGYQLCEKIKNDMATAMIPVILLAGAFEPFDEEYAKSVYADDFIIKPFESQELISKVKALLKSVEPVAKTEIEEVHDEGLLSETSVSDVSAALPESQMQEPKWDDEIPVIEEKVEEQAMVEEEYEAKGFEAELSKAITETVTEATDEPRKDNIAHDKEIKEQLSVSVTDQISEMSTEIVQDKISRQIVSDALPQISSAIKESVEQAVSSMAAHIIEDVTRELMKDLIVSMRAEIEAAINRIVPEVAETLIKREIEKITSEIN; encoded by the coding sequence ATGCCTTACAAACTGCTATTAGCGGATGACAGCCTTACTATTCAAAAGGTAGTTGAGCTTGTTCTTGCACCAGAAGATTTTGAAATAAGGGCATTCAATGATGGAGAGCAGGCACTTCAGGCATTAGAGTCATTCAAACCTGACATTATCCTTGCGGATATTGAGATGCCAAAATTAAATGGCTATCAACTCTGTGAAAAGATAAAGAATGACATGGCTACAGCCATGATTCCTGTGATTTTACTTGCGGGTGCTTTTGAACCATTTGATGAAGAGTATGCTAAATCTGTTTATGCAGATGATTTTATTATTAAGCCATTTGAATCTCAGGAATTGATAAGTAAGGTAAAGGCTTTGCTCAAAAGTGTTGAGCCTGTAGCAAAGACTGAAATAGAAGAAGTTCATGACGAAGGATTACTCTCTGAAACAAGTGTTTCAGATGTCTCTGCTGCATTGCCTGAATCGCAGATGCAAGAGCCAAAATGGGATGATGAGATACCAGTGATTGAGGAAAAGGTAGAAGAGCAGGCTATGGTAGAAGAGGAATATGAAGCAAAGGGATTTGAAGCTGAGTTATCTAAAGCCATTACTGAAACTGTAACTGAAGCTACAGATGAACCAAGAAAAGACAATATTGCTCACGATAAAGAAATCAAGGAACAATTATCAGTATCTGTGACTGATCAGATTTCTGAAATGTCAACGGAAATTGTGCAGGATAAAATATCAAGACAAATAGTTAGCGATGCATTACCACAGATATCTTCAGCAATAAAGGAGTCGGTTGAACAGGCAGTATCATCAATGGCTGCTCATATTATAGAGGATGTAACAAGGGAATTGATGAAAGACCTGATTGTATCGATGAGGGCAGAGATAGAAGCTGCAATAAACAGGATTGTTCCAGAAGTTGCCGAGACATTGATAAAAAGAGAGATAGAAAAGATTACTTCAGAGATAAATTAA
- the nifU gene encoding Fe-S cluster assembly scaffold protein NifU gives MYSQKVMDHFMNPRNVGEIPDADGVGMEGNPTCGDAMQLFIKVENDVIVDAKFRTFGCGAAIAVSSMITEMVKGKTLDEALSISKEAVAQELGGLPPQKMHCSNLGADALRKAIEDYRSKKKA, from the coding sequence ATGTATTCTCAAAAAGTAATGGATCATTTTATGAACCCAAGGAATGTGGGTGAGATTCCAGATGCAGATGGTGTAGGTATGGAGGGTAATCCTACATGCGGGGATGCAATGCAGTTGTTTATAAAAGTCGAAAACGATGTAATTGTTGATGCAAAATTCAGGACATTTGGATGTGGGGCTGCTATTGCTGTTAGCAGCATGATTACAGAAATGGTAAAGGGTAAGACTCTTGATGAGGCATTAAGCATATCAAAAGAAGCAGTTGCACAGGAGCTTGGTGGATTGCCACCACAGAAAATGCATTGCTCTAATCTCGGTGCCGATGCCCTGAGAAAGGCAATAGAAGATTATAGGAGTAAGAAAAAGGCTTGA
- a CDS encoding cysteine desulfurase family protein, which translates to MRKCYFDHVATNPLHPEVLSAMMPYFKEEFGNPLSVYDLGVRAREAIENARTSVASLINAKPSTIVFTASGAEANNFALRGIALAKQNQGKHIIVSKVEHHSILNSARFLEKSGFAVTYLPVDKYGLVDPDVVKDSITKETILISVAHASSEIGSIEPIKEIASITKEKNIIFHTDAVASTGNIPIDVKELGVDLLSMAAHQFYGPKGAGALYIREGLRIVPLIYGGIQEGGRRAGTENVPAIVGMGKAAELAKSKMYNRIEHCKRLRNKIIDAVLKIPNVYLTGHPETRLPHHASFVVEFIEGEAMLLMLSMKGIYAASGSACSSKALKSSPILLSLGIPSALAQGSIVFSLGEDNTDEDVDYFINEFPQIISKLREMSPFAKGWGTKGFEEHGEGEKCYTNR; encoded by the coding sequence ATGAGAAAGTGTTATTTTGACCATGTTGCAACAAATCCTTTACATCCTGAGGTTCTCAGTGCAATGATGCCTTATTTTAAGGAGGAATTTGGGAATCCTTTAAGTGTATATGATCTTGGAGTTAGGGCCCGTGAGGCTATAGAAAATGCCCGCACCTCTGTTGCATCATTGATAAATGCAAAGCCATCAACTATAGTTTTTACTGCAAGTGGTGCAGAGGCAAATAATTTTGCCCTCAGAGGAATAGCCCTTGCAAAACAGAATCAGGGCAAACATATAATTGTATCTAAGGTAGAGCATCATTCTATTCTCAATTCAGCAAGATTTCTCGAAAAGAGCGGATTTGCTGTTACATATCTTCCGGTTGACAAGTATGGTCTTGTAGACCCTGATGTTGTTAAAGACTCTATTACAAAGGAAACGATACTTATTTCTGTAGCTCACGCAAGCAGTGAGATTGGCTCTATTGAGCCAATAAAAGAGATAGCATCAATAACAAAAGAAAAAAATATAATATTTCACACCGATGCAGTGGCATCAACAGGAAATATCCCTATTGATGTAAAAGAGCTTGGTGTTGACCTTCTGAGTATGGCAGCACATCAATTTTATGGACCAAAAGGAGCAGGTGCCTTATATATAAGAGAAGGTTTAAGAATAGTTCCCCTTATTTATGGAGGCATTCAGGAGGGTGGGAGAAGGGCAGGTACAGAGAATGTCCCGGCCATAGTTGGGATGGGTAAGGCTGCAGAACTTGCAAAGAGCAAGATGTATAACAGAATAGAACACTGCAAAAGACTTCGTAATAAAATAATAGATGCTGTTCTTAAAATACCAAATGTGTATCTCACAGGGCATCCTGAGACCAGATTGCCACATCATGCAAGTTTTGTGGTTGAATTCATCGAAGGAGAGGCAATGCTGTTAATGCTCTCAATGAAAGGTATATATGCAGCGAGCGGCTCTGCATGTTCTTCTAAGGCACTTAAATCATCTCCGATATTATTGTCTCTGGGAATTCCATCGGCTCTTGCACAGGGCTCTATAGTATTCAGTCTTGGCGAAGATAACACAGATGAAGATGTGGATTATTTTATCAATGAGTTCCCGCAGATTATCAGCAAGTTGAGGGAAATGTCTCCTTTTGCAAAAGGGTGGGGCACAAAGGGATTTGAGGAACACGGTGAAGGAGAAAAATGTTATACCAACAGATAG
- a CDS encoding sulfurtransferase TusA family protein gives MKFVHDIKADVTADIVYMMCPMHLLKLDEMIKGLEKGQVLEILTDYDGALEDIPDWCEKTGNEFLGIDEDEDYYKFYVRKTTSK, from the coding sequence ATGAAGTTTGTCCATGATATAAAGGCAGATGTAACAGCAGACATTGTTTATATGATGTGTCCAATGCATTTGCTTAAGCTTGATGAGATGATAAAGGGACTTGAAAAAGGACAGGTGCTTGAAATACTCACTGATTATGATGGTGCGCTCGAAGATATTCCTGATTGGTGTGAAAAGACAGGAAATGAATTTTTAGGAATTGATGAAGATGAAGACTATTACAAGTTTTATGTGAGAAAGACTACGAGTAAATGA
- a CDS encoding RrF2 family transcriptional regulator, whose translation MLRLSTKGQYGVRAMYEIAKGYPKTPVTIKEISERQDVSIAYLEQILNKLRRAGLIRSIKGPGGGYILNESPESITIASILNELEGPVALTSCLDPDEGCVRVDSCVTHLLWKALGEQVEAFLRTITLKNLITGDFNKGLKNSSSQGIKRANKQRNKKIRSPKLAIFKL comes from the coding sequence ATGTTGAGACTATCCACAAAAGGGCAGTATGGTGTCAGAGCAATGTATGAGATAGCAAAGGGGTATCCAAAAACCCCTGTAACTATTAAAGAGATTTCAGAAAGACAGGATGTTTCTATTGCTTATCTCGAGCAGATACTCAATAAACTCAGGAGGGCTGGACTGATTAGGAGTATAAAAGGACCCGGGGGCGGTTATATATTGAACGAGAGTCCTGAAAGTATAACTATAGCCTCTATATTGAATGAGTTAGAGGGTCCTGTTGCCCTTACATCATGTCTTGACCCTGATGAAGGATGTGTGAGAGTTGATAGTTGTGTAACGCATTTATTGTGGAAGGCACTCGGTGAGCAGGTGGAGGCATTTTTAAGAACAATAACCCTCAAGAATTTAATAACAGGAGACTTCAATAAAGGGCTTAAAAATTCAAGTAGTCAAGGTATTAAGAGGGCAAACAAACAAAGGAATAAAAAAATAAGAAGCCCAAAATTAGCAATCTTTAAATTATGA
- a CDS encoding MlaC/ttg2D family ABC transporter substrate-binding protein encodes MRFKIQDLKLKKLIICYPLLSLWLFAVICLIHAVDVYADTPTQQVKQTVDKVLDILKNKELKRPEKTKERRALIRKTVLERFDFEEMAKRSLALHWRNRTPEERKEFVPLYTDLLERSYIKKIESYTDEKILYIGEKIEGEYSEVNTKIVTKRNVEVPIDYKLLRKNGKWEVYDVVIEGVSLVNNYRTQFNKIIRTNSYEELVKRMKNKQEEELFEEKAR; translated from the coding sequence ATGAGATTCAAAATTCAAGATTTAAAACTCAAAAAACTTATTATCTGTTACCCGTTACTGTCTTTGTGGCTGTTTGCTGTTATCTGCTTGATACATGCTGTTGATGTATATGCCGACACCCCTACACAACAGGTCAAACAGACTGTTGATAAGGTGCTTGATATACTGAAAAATAAAGAGCTTAAACGGCCTGAAAAGACTAAAGAACGTAGGGCATTGATAAGAAAGACGGTTTTAGAGAGATTTGATTTTGAGGAAATGGCAAAGAGGTCTCTTGCACTTCATTGGAGAAATAGAACTCCTGAGGAAAGAAAGGAGTTTGTGCCTCTATATACTGATCTACTTGAAAGGTCTTATATTAAAAAAATAGAAAGCTATACAGATGAAAAAATATTATATATAGGTGAAAAGATCGAAGGTGAATATTCTGAGGTCAATACAAAGATAGTTACGAAAAGAAATGTCGAGGTACCGATTGATTATAAACTTCTCAGGAAAAATGGCAAGTGGGAGGTATATGATGTAGTGATAGAAGGTGTGAGTCTTGTAAATAATTACAGGACACAATTCAATAAAATTATTCGAACAAATTCATATGAAGAGCTTGTCAAGAGGATGAAGAACAAGCAGGAAGAAGAATTGTTTGAGGAAAAGGCAAGGTAG
- a CDS encoding TolC family protein, translating into MKMVGDKSQKSEVKGQKNSLFVISYSLLSFYLLMIGGWLIDTAYANDNQKIVLSLDQCIKKAVEVSPEIGESRYEEEVYKSKKLQADSAAYPQIEVLAIAGPSPEAKREYISPSINTSVATTINGIFGSADVTLIQPIYTFGKISSFKQAASSGIRVAKAGVDKRTSDIILRTKELYYSILMAKDMRNLILEVKDDLVESIKKAEKQIEIGSPWADEINLFKLRTFLGEVDRNLNETEKGIALAKDALLTSMGFSRGTDFDIADTSLTPEKKIPEDVSVYMRNSIEFRSEFVQLKEGLKARNALIDAEKSNYYPQLFVGLKASVAGATNRDKVDNPYIYDPLNHAYGAVFIGIKWSIDFGITEGRVKEARAEYHKLIEKKRFADEAIPFQVRRAYLDMKESEKNIVETEKAYKNARKWLIAAIANFDMGIGDAKEVADAAMAYIQMKANNIRSIYNHRMSFANLLYATGMDIQEIK; encoded by the coding sequence ATGAAAATGGTAGGGGATAAAAGTCAGAAATCAGAAGTCAAGGGTCAAAAAAATTCGTTATTTGTTATTAGTTATTCGTTACTATCTTTCTATCTGCTGATGATTGGTGGTTGGCTAATTGATACTGCATATGCCAATGACAATCAAAAGATTGTCTTGAGCCTTGACCAATGTATAAAAAAGGCTGTTGAAGTGAGCCCGGAGATTGGTGAATCAAGATATGAAGAAGAGGTATATAAATCTAAGAAACTGCAAGCAGATTCTGCAGCCTATCCTCAGATAGAGGTGCTTGCAATAGCAGGACCTTCTCCTGAAGCAAAGAGGGAATATATAAGCCCTTCGATTAATACATCTGTAGCAACAACAATTAATGGAATATTTGGAAGTGCTGATGTCACATTGATTCAACCTATATATACATTTGGAAAAATAAGCAGTTTTAAGCAGGCAGCCTCAAGCGGTATAAGAGTGGCAAAGGCGGGAGTTGATAAAAGAACATCAGATATAATTTTAAGGACAAAAGAGTTGTATTACAGCATTCTTATGGCAAAGGATATGAGAAATCTTATTCTGGAAGTAAAAGATGATCTTGTGGAATCGATAAAAAAGGCAGAAAAACAGATTGAGATTGGTTCTCCATGGGCTGATGAAATTAATTTATTTAAGCTGAGGACATTTTTAGGAGAGGTTGATAGGAACTTGAATGAGACAGAAAAAGGGATTGCCCTTGCAAAAGATGCGTTACTTACAAGCATGGGATTTTCAAGAGGAACTGATTTTGATATTGCTGATACTTCTCTGACGCCTGAGAAAAAAATACCCGAAGATGTTAGTGTTTATATGAGAAATTCTATAGAGTTTAGATCTGAATTTGTTCAGCTTAAAGAAGGGCTAAAGGCAAGAAATGCCCTTATCGATGCAGAAAAGAGTAATTACTATCCACAATTATTTGTTGGGTTAAAGGCATCTGTAGCAGGTGCAACAAACAGGGACAAAGTCGATAATCCGTATATATATGATCCCCTTAACCATGCTTATGGTGCTGTGTTTATAGGCATTAAGTGGTCTATAGATTTTGGGATAACAGAAGGCAGAGTAAAAGAGGCAAGGGCTGAATATCATAAGTTAATAGAAAAGAAAAGATTTGCTGATGAGGCTATACCATTTCAAGTGAGAAGGGCTTATCTTGATATGAAAGAGTCAGAGAAAAATATAGTGGAAACTGAAAAGGCATATAAGAATGCAAGGAAATGGCTTATTGCTGCAATAGCAAATTTTGACATGGGAATAGGTGATGCAAAGGAAGTAGCAGATGCTGCAATGGCATATATTCAAATGAAGGCTAATAATATTCGTTCAATATATAATCATAGGATGTCATTTGCAAATCTTTTATATGCAACAGGGATGGACATTCAGGAGATAAAATAG
- the mlaD gene encoding outer membrane lipid asymmetry maintenance protein MlaD, which produces MKRFDLEIAVGFFVLIGILALGYISIKLGRLEVIGGGGYTVYAEFQKAGGIKSGSIVEIAGVEVGKVKSIRLNNDYQALVEITIYKDVKLQEDAIASIKTKGLIGEKYIQITPGGSERLIQNGGRIRETESAVDLEELISKYVFGGV; this is translated from the coding sequence ATGAAAAGATTTGACCTTGAAATTGCTGTAGGTTTTTTTGTATTAATAGGCATTTTAGCTTTGGGGTATATATCTATAAAGCTGGGCAGGCTCGAAGTCATAGGTGGGGGTGGATATACAGTATATGCAGAGTTTCAAAAGGCAGGTGGGATCAAATCAGGCTCTATTGTTGAGATTGCAGGGGTAGAAGTTGGAAAGGTTAAAAGCATCAGGCTTAATAATGATTATCAGGCACTGGTGGAAATCACAATTTATAAAGATGTGAAGCTTCAAGAGGATGCTATAGCATCTATAAAAACCAAGGGACTCATTGGAGAAAAATATATACAAATAACACCAGGGGGTTCTGAAAGACTTATACAGAATGGCGGTAGAATAAGAGAGACAGAATCAGCAGTAGATCTTGAAGAACTAATCTCCAAATATGTGTTCGGAGGTGTATGA
- a CDS encoding ABC transporter ATP-binding protein, with amino-acid sequence MIEVIDLEKSFGSQKVLEGVNLTIFDKELMAIIGKSGGGKSVLLKHLIGLLKPDSGSILIDGIDITKLSGKELDKIRERLGVVFQGGALFDSMTVYENVAFPLKEKTRADKSEIHERVMQALEDVGLWGMEKKYPAEISGGMRKRVALARALITEPKIVFFDEPTTGLDPIILNSIHRLIMDTHKKYGFTGVIISHDIPEIFDVADRVAMLHNGVIVEVGTPDEIKNSLNPIVRQFIIGMEVPAFKP; translated from the coding sequence ATGATAGAAGTTATAGACCTCGAGAAATCATTCGGCAGCCAGAAGGTGCTGGAAGGTGTAAACCTCACTATTTTTGACAAGGAATTAATGGCTATAATTGGCAAAAGCGGTGGAGGTAAGAGTGTTTTATTAAAACATCTCATAGGACTCCTGAAACCTGATAGTGGAAGCATACTTATAGATGGCATTGACATAACAAAGCTCAGCGGAAAGGAACTTGATAAAATAAGGGAGAGATTAGGAGTTGTTTTTCAGGGAGGGGCGTTGTTTGACTCTATGACAGTGTATGAAAATGTAGCTTTTCCATTAAAGGAAAAGACAAGGGCAGACAAAAGTGAGATTCATGAAAGGGTTATGCAGGCACTTGAGGATGTAGGCTTATGGGGAATGGAAAAAAAATATCCTGCTGAAATAAGTGGAGGTATGAGAAAGCGGGTAGCACTTGCCCGTGCCTTGATAACTGAACCAAAGATTGTATTTTTTGATGAGCCTACCACAGGGCTTGACCCTATTATTTTAAACTCTATCCACAGACTTATAATGGATACCCATAAAAAATACGGCTTTACAGGAGTGATAATAAGCCATGATATTCCTGAGATATTTGATGTTGCTGACAGGGTTGCGATGCTTCATAATGGAGTGATAGTAGAGGTTGGGACACCAGATGAGATTAAAAACTCTTTAAATCCAATAGTAAGACAGTTTATAATTGGTATGGAAGTGCCAGCATTTAAACCTTAA
- a CDS encoding MlaE family ABC transporter permease, translating to MGKLLRILGSWAVSIIRRMGHMATFLMHAFYFIFIPPFKFNLLLKQIRFFGNKSMIIILLTGSFTGMVLALQLFYTLRKFGSEALLGPAIALSLIRELGPVLSALMVTGRAGSALTAEIGIMRISEQIDALTAMALNPMRYLIVPNIVAAIMVFPLLAAIFDVIGIYGGYAIAVKLLGMSEGTYFSQMQIFVEMQDIRQGLYKSISFGIIVSWICCYKGFYTGYGAEGVSKATTEAVVMSSVLILIWDYFLGSVLL from the coding sequence ATGGGAAAATTATTGAGAATACTTGGTTCGTGGGCAGTCTCTATCATCAGGAGAATGGGACATATGGCTACATTTTTAATGCATGCCTTTTATTTTATTTTTATCCCTCCTTTTAAATTCAATCTACTCCTGAAACAGATAAGATTTTTCGGAAATAAATCTATGATAATAATTCTTCTTACAGGCTCATTTACAGGGATGGTGCTTGCTCTCCAGTTATTTTATACATTAAGAAAATTCGGCTCTGAGGCATTGTTAGGTCCAGCTATTGCATTAAGTCTTATAAGAGAGCTTGGTCCTGTGCTTTCTGCGCTTATGGTTACAGGAAGGGCAGGATCTGCCCTTACTGCTGAGATCGGCATAATGAGAATCAGCGAACAAATTGATGCACTCACTGCAATGGCACTGAATCCTATGAGATATTTAATTGTTCCAAATATAGTTGCTGCCATAATGGTTTTCCCATTACTTGCAGCTATTTTTGATGTCATCGGCATATACGGCGGATATGCAATAGCAGTGAAACTGCTTGGTATGAGTGAGGGGACATATTTTTCTCAGATGCAGATTTTTGTTGAAATGCAAGATATAAGGCAGGGATTATATAAATCAATAAGCTTTGGGATTATTGTCTCATGGATATGTTGCTATAAAGGTTTTTATACAGGATATGGAGCAGAAGGCGTAAGCAAGGCAACAACAGAGGCGGTTGTCATGTCTTCTGTATTGATTCTTATTTGGGATTATTTCTTGGGCTCGGTATTGCTGTAA